The following are encoded together in the Adhaeribacter arboris genome:
- the tuf gene encoding elongation factor Tu, translating to MAKENFDRSKPHVNIGTIGHVDHGKTTLTAAITQVLANKGLAEKRDFSSIDNAPEEKERGITINTSHVEYATANRHYAHVDCPGHADYVKNMVTGAAQMDGAILVVAATDGPMPQTREHILLARQVGVPQLVVFMNKVDMVDDPELLELVEMEIRELLSFYDFDGDNIPVIQGSALGGLNGDAKWVATIEELMDAVDNFIPIPTRLTDLPFLMPVEDVFSITGRGTVATGRIERGVINSGEQVDILGMGAEGLKSTVTGVEMFRKILDRGEAGDNVGLLLRGIDKDQIRRGMVICKPGSVKPHAEFKAEVYVLSKEEGGRHTPFFNKYRPQFYLRTTDVTGEIVLPEGVEMVMPGDNITITVKLINKVAMEKGLRFAIREGGRTVGAGQVTEILD from the coding sequence ATGGCAAAAGAAAATTTTGATCGCTCGAAGCCGCACGTTAACATCGGTACCATCGGGCACGTTGACCACGGTAAAACAACCCTGACTGCCGCTATCACTCAGGTTTTAGCGAACAAAGGTCTTGCCGAGAAAAGAGATTTCTCCTCTATCGATAACGCTCCCGAAGAAAAAGAACGTGGTATTACAATTAATACTTCGCACGTAGAATATGCTACAGCTAACCGTCACTATGCTCACGTAGACTGCCCTGGTCACGCTGACTACGTTAAAAACATGGTTACCGGTGCTGCTCAGATGGATGGTGCTATATTGGTAGTAGCTGCTACTGATGGCCCTATGCCGCAAACTCGTGAGCATATTCTGTTAGCTCGTCAGGTAGGTGTGCCTCAGCTAGTTGTTTTCATGAACAAAGTGGACATGGTAGACGATCCGGAATTATTGGAACTGGTAGAAATGGAAATCCGGGAATTATTATCATTCTATGATTTCGATGGCGATAACATTCCGGTAATTCAAGGTTCTGCTTTAGGTGGCTTAAATGGAGATGCTAAATGGGTAGCTACCATCGAAGAATTAATGGATGCGGTAGATAACTTTATTCCAATTCCAACTCGTTTAACAGATCTTCCTTTCTTGATGCCGGTTGAAGACGTGTTCTCAATCACAGGTCGGGGTACTGTAGCTACGGGTCGTATTGAGCGGGGTGTAATTAACTCTGGTGAGCAAGTAGATATTTTAGGTATGGGGGCCGAAGGTTTAAAATCTACTGTTACAGGAGTGGAAATGTTCCGCAAAATATTGGACAGAGGTGAAGCCGGTGATAACGTAGGGTTGTTATTGCGTGGTATTGACAAAGATCAAATCCGTCGCGGTATGGTTATTTGTAAGCCAGGTTCTGTTAAGCCTCACGCCGAATTCAAAGCGGAAGTATACGTTCTTTCAAAAGAAGAAGGTGGTCGTCACACTCCATTCTTTAACAAATATCGTCCGCAGTTCTACTTGCGTACTACGGACGTAACTGGTGAAATTGTTTTGCCAGAAGGTGTAGAAATGGTTATGCCGGGTGATAACATTACTATTACTGTTAAATTAATTAACAAAGTAGCAATGGAAAAAGGCTTACGTTTTGCGATCCGCGAAGGTGGTCGTACTGTAGGTGCTGGTCAGGTTACTGAGATTTTAGACTAA
- the rplJ gene encoding 50S ribosomal protein L10, which yields MTREEKQAIVDELTEKFSTHQFFYITNAAGLTVAAINRFRRLCYDRGMEYKVYKNTLIRKALDTLDADTSAMDEALKGQSGILFSKESGSEPAKLLKSFYKAEAYGKGVEAKPVFKGAYIDSDVFVGAENLEVLSTIKSKQDLIGEIISLLQSPAKNVISALQGSGNKLAGILKTLSEKE from the coding sequence ATGACAAGGGAAGAAAAACAAGCGATAGTTGACGAATTAACAGAAAAGTTCTCAACCCACCAATTTTTTTACATCACTAATGCCGCTGGTCTTACTGTAGCAGCCATTAACCGTTTTAGGAGATTGTGCTACGATAGAGGAATGGAGTATAAAGTTTATAAAAATACTTTAATCCGTAAGGCTTTAGATACTTTAGATGCAGATACTTCTGCAATGGATGAGGCGTTAAAAGGCCAATCCGGAATTTTGTTTTCTAAAGAATCTGGAAGTGAACCGGCAAAACTATTAAAGAGCTTTTATAAAGCTGAAGCATACGGCAAAGGAGTAGAGGCTAAACCTGTATTTAAGGGAGCTTATATAGATAGTGATGTATTTGTAGGGGCAGAAAACCTAGAAGTATTAAGCACTATTAAATCTAAGCAAGACTTAATTGGTGAAATAATTAGTTTACTACAATCTCCTGCTAAAAACGTTATCTCAGCTCTACAAGGAAGTGGCAATAAATTGGCAGGTATTCTGAAAACCTTATCCGAAAAAGAATAA
- the rplL gene encoding 50S ribosomal protein L7/L12, producing the protein MADLKAFAEQLVNLTVKEVNELATILKDEYGIEPAAAAPVMVAGGAAGGSDAPAVEEKTAFDVVLKSAGASKLAVVKLVKELTGLGLKEAKELVDAAPKPLKEGVAKDEAESLKKSLEEAGAEVEVK; encoded by the coding sequence ATGGCAGATTTAAAAGCATTCGCTGAGCAGTTAGTTAATTTAACTGTAAAAGAGGTAAATGAACTAGCTACAATCCTAAAGGATGAATACGGCATTGAGCCGGCAGCTGCAGCTCCTGTAATGGTAGCCGGCGGTGCTGCTGGTGGATCAGATGCTCCTGCAGTTGAAGAAAAAACAGCTTTTGATGTAGTACTTAAAAGTGCCGGTGCTTCTAAACTAGCAGTTGTTAAGTTAGTGAAAGAGTTAACTGGTTTAGGCTTGAAAGAGGCAAAAGAGTTAGTTGATGCAGCTCCGAAACCGTTAAAAGAAGGTGTAGCTAAGGATGAAGCAGAATCTCTTAAAAAATCACTAGAAGAAGCTGGTGCTGAAGTGGAGGTAAAATAA
- the rplA gene encoding 50S ribosomal protein L1, whose translation MAKNTKNRKAALAKVDLNKDYSLLDAAGVVKDITFTKFDASVDIDVRLGVDPRKADQMVRGIATLPHGTGKTVRVLVLCTPDKEQEARDAGADYVGLDEYIQKIEKGWTDVDVIITMPSVMAKVGRLGRILGPRNLMPNPKSGTVTPEVGKAVREVKAGKIDFKVDKTGIIHTSIGKVSFSPDKLAENASEVISTLNRLKPSSAKGTYIKSITLSSTMSPAVSVDPSLTSGK comes from the coding sequence ATGGCTAAAAATACTAAAAACAGAAAAGCTGCTTTAGCAAAAGTAGATTTAAACAAAGATTACTCTTTATTGGATGCTGCCGGAGTAGTTAAAGATATTACTTTTACCAAATTTGATGCTTCGGTTGACATTGATGTTCGTTTGGGCGTTGATCCACGGAAAGCAGATCAAATGGTTCGGGGTATTGCTACATTACCACATGGAACGGGTAAAACTGTTCGGGTTTTAGTTCTTTGTACACCAGACAAAGAGCAAGAAGCAAGGGATGCGGGTGCAGATTACGTTGGCTTGGATGAGTATATCCAAAAAATTGAAAAAGGCTGGACGGATGTAGATGTTATTATAACTATGCCTTCCGTAATGGCAAAAGTAGGTAGATTAGGGCGGATTTTAGGACCTCGTAACCTGATGCCTAATCCAAAATCCGGCACAGTAACGCCAGAAGTAGGAAAAGCAGTAAGAGAAGTTAAAGCAGGTAAGATTGATTTTAAGGTAGATAAAACCGGAATTATTCATACAAGTATAGGAAAGGTTTCTTTTTCGCCAGATAAATTAGCGGAAAATGCTTCTGAAGTAATTTCTACTTTAAATCGTTTAAAACCATCTTCTGCCAAGGGAACTTATATTAAGAGTATAACATTGTCAAGCACAATGAGTCCTGCAGTTTCCGTAGATCCAAGTTTAACTTCAGGAAAATAA
- the rplK gene encoding 50S ribosomal protein L11 has product MAKEIKGYLKLQVKGGAANPSPPIGPALGSKGLNIMEFCKQFNARTQDKAGQICPVLITIYTDKSFDFVIKTPPAPVLLLDAAKIKSGSKEPNRNKVGSVTWDQVRTIAETKMPDLNAFKIESAMKLVAGTARSMGITVTGKAPWSE; this is encoded by the coding sequence ATGGCAAAAGAAATAAAAGGTTACCTGAAACTTCAGGTAAAGGGAGGCGCTGCGAATCCATCACCGCCGATTGGACCTGCACTTGGCTCAAAAGGCTTAAACATCATGGAATTTTGTAAGCAATTTAATGCTAGAACCCAGGATAAAGCCGGCCAAATATGTCCGGTGTTAATCACCATCTACACAGATAAGTCATTCGACTTTGTTATTAAAACTCCACCGGCTCCTGTATTATTATTAGATGCGGCAAAAATTAAAAGCGGCTCAAAAGAACCTAACCGTAACAAAGTTGGATCAGTAACTTGGGACCAAGTAAGAACGATTGCCGAAACTAAAATGCCAGACCTTAATGCATTTAAAATAGAATCTGCTATGAAATTAGTAGCAGGTACGGCGCGTAGTATGGGAATAACGGTAACGGGTAAAGCTCCTTGGAGCGAATAA
- the rpoB gene encoding DNA-directed RNA polymerase subunit beta, producing MAKHKITERINFASITPVIDYPDFLDVQLQSFRDFFQLETPAENRTDEGLFKVFAENFPISDSRENFVLEFIDYHVDPPKYSVDECIDRGLTYSVPLKAKLRLICNDEDNEDFETIEQEVFLGNIPYMTEKGSFVINGAERVIVSQLHRSPGVFFAQSKHTNGTKLYSARIIPFKGSWIEFATDVNNVMYAYIDRKKKFPVTTLLRAIGYGTDKDILDLFGLSEEVPADKKTMKKAVGRKLAARVLRTWTEDFVDEDTGEVVSIDRNEVLLERDSTLTEEDIDTILDSGAKSIILHRENVNIADYTIIYNTLQKDNSNSEQEAVEQIYRQLRNTEAPDVETARDIIQKLFFSDKRYDLGDVGRYRINKKLGLDNNWDAKVLTNEDIVLIVKYLIGLINSKAVVDDIDHLSNRRVRTVGEQLYAQFGVGLARMARTIKERMNVRDNEEFKPVDLINARTLSSVINSFFGTNQLSQFMDQTNPLAEITHKRRVSALGPGGLSRERAGFEVRDVHYTHYGRLCTIETPEGPNIGLISSLCVHARVNNMGFIETPYRKVTDGKVEVETGVVYLTAEEEDTHHIAQANAVIDEGGNFLTDRVKGRFEGDFPVTEPSTYTYMDVAPNQIVSVAASLIPFLEHDDANRALMGSNMQRQAVPLLKPQAPIVGTGLEGRAAIDSRTLIVAEGSGVVEYVDATKVVVKYDLSEDDKLVSFDAEYVTYDLIKFRRTNQDTCINLTPIVHTGEIVRKGQALCEGYATNDGELALGRNLQVAFMPWQGYNFEDAIVISEKVVRDDVFTSIHIEEFELEVRETKRGEEELTSEIPNVSEEAVRNLDENGIIRRGAEVKEGDILIGKITPKGETDPTPEEKLLRAIFGDKAGDVKDASLKAPPSLNGVVIETKLFSRPKKDKNLRAKSKKEVEDLKSHYNSELKAVKNIMVDKLTQLLDGQLTNGIKHKFGDEIMSKGVKFSRKNIAENLFPDKNPYKDESNYAVPEEVNLFKDLILENWTADDRINNMVIELVKNYNKRRNNISARFKRERFTLEVGDELPAGIVQLAKVYIAKKRKLKVGDKMAGRHGNKGVVARIVREEDMPFLEDGTPMDIVLNPLGVPSRMNIGQIYETVLGWAGLKLGKKYATPIFDGASEEQVSAELAEAGVPRYGRTYLYDGLTGDKFDQPVTVGVIYMLKLGHLVDDKMHARSIGPYSLITQQPLGGKAQFGGQRFGEMEVWALEAFGASHVLQEILTVKSDDVIGRAKAYEAIVKGDVLPKPNIPESFNVLIHELRGLALEITLD from the coding sequence TTGGCTAAACATAAAATAACTGAGCGGATTAACTTCGCTTCGATTACCCCAGTAATTGATTATCCCGATTTTCTCGATGTTCAGCTTCAATCTTTTCGTGATTTCTTTCAATTAGAAACACCCGCCGAGAACCGGACGGACGAAGGATTATTTAAAGTATTTGCAGAAAATTTTCCTATATCCGATTCCCGGGAAAATTTTGTGCTTGAGTTTATCGATTACCATGTTGATCCACCTAAATATTCAGTTGATGAATGCATTGACAGAGGATTAACGTATTCTGTTCCTTTAAAAGCTAAGCTGCGTCTAATCTGTAATGATGAAGACAATGAGGATTTTGAAACAATAGAGCAGGAAGTTTTTTTAGGGAATATTCCTTACATGACAGAAAAAGGGTCATTTGTAATAAATGGCGCCGAACGGGTTATCGTTTCTCAATTACACCGTTCACCAGGTGTATTCTTCGCGCAAAGTAAACATACAAACGGTACTAAGTTATACTCCGCTCGCATTATTCCATTTAAAGGATCTTGGATAGAATTCGCTACAGACGTAAATAACGTTATGTATGCCTATATAGACCGCAAGAAAAAATTTCCTGTTACTACTCTGCTACGGGCTATCGGCTATGGAACAGATAAAGATATTCTGGATTTATTTGGTTTATCTGAAGAAGTGCCAGCAGACAAAAAAACTATGAAAAAAGCAGTAGGACGTAAGTTAGCTGCTCGGGTACTACGTACTTGGACGGAAGACTTTGTGGACGAAGATACTGGTGAAGTAGTTTCTATAGATCGGAATGAGGTTCTATTAGAACGTGATTCTACGTTAACAGAAGAAGATATAGATACTATTCTGGATTCAGGAGCAAAATCAATTATTCTTCACCGTGAAAATGTAAATATTGCCGATTATACTATTATCTACAATACTTTACAAAAAGATAATTCGAATTCTGAACAAGAAGCGGTTGAACAAATTTATCGTCAATTGCGGAATACAGAAGCTCCCGATGTAGAAACTGCGAGAGATATCATTCAAAAGTTATTCTTCTCGGATAAGCGTTATGATTTAGGTGACGTTGGTCGTTATCGGATTAACAAGAAACTAGGACTGGATAATAACTGGGACGCAAAGGTACTTACGAATGAAGATATTGTGCTTATTGTAAAATACTTGATTGGTTTGATCAACTCTAAAGCAGTTGTAGATGATATTGACCATTTAAGTAATCGTCGGGTTCGTACTGTTGGCGAGCAACTATATGCTCAATTTGGAGTAGGATTAGCTCGTATGGCTCGTACCATTAAAGAGCGGATGAATGTGCGGGATAATGAAGAATTTAAGCCGGTTGATTTGATCAATGCCCGGACTCTTTCTTCCGTTATCAACTCCTTCTTTGGTACTAACCAATTGTCTCAGTTTATGGACCAAACGAACCCACTAGCTGAGATTACGCACAAACGGCGGGTTTCTGCTCTTGGGCCAGGCGGTCTTTCTCGGGAAAGAGCAGGTTTTGAAGTACGTGACGTTCACTATACTCATTATGGTCGCCTTTGTACAATTGAAACCCCGGAAGGACCTAATATTGGTCTAATTTCTTCCTTGTGCGTACACGCACGGGTAAATAATATGGGTTTTATTGAAACTCCTTACCGTAAAGTTACAGATGGTAAAGTAGAAGTAGAAACAGGTGTAGTTTATTTAACTGCGGAAGAAGAAGATACGCACCATATTGCTCAGGCAAATGCGGTTATTGATGAAGGTGGTAATTTCTTAACGGATAGAGTAAAAGGCCGTTTTGAAGGTGACTTTCCGGTGACTGAACCATCTACTTATACTTACATGGACGTAGCACCGAATCAAATTGTATCGGTTGCAGCTTCCTTAATTCCATTTTTGGAACACGATGATGCAAACCGGGCATTAATGGGGTCGAACATGCAACGCCAGGCAGTGCCTTTGCTGAAACCACAGGCTCCTATTGTTGGAACTGGTTTGGAGGGCCGGGCGGCTATTGATTCTCGTACCTTAATTGTAGCGGAAGGATCCGGGGTGGTGGAATATGTAGATGCAACTAAGGTAGTTGTGAAATATGACCTGAGCGAAGATGATAAGTTAGTAAGCTTTGATGCTGAATATGTAACCTATGATCTTATTAAATTCCGGAGAACGAACCAGGATACCTGTATTAATTTAACACCAATAGTACATACAGGTGAGATAGTTAGAAAAGGCCAAGCCTTGTGCGAAGGTTATGCAACTAATGATGGGGAATTAGCATTAGGCCGTAACTTGCAAGTAGCATTCATGCCATGGCAAGGATATAACTTCGAGGATGCTATCGTTATTTCGGAAAAAGTTGTCCGGGATGATGTATTTACCTCTATCCACATTGAAGAATTCGAGCTGGAAGTTCGTGAGACCAAACGGGGAGAAGAAGAATTAACTTCGGAGATTCCAAATGTTAGCGAAGAAGCTGTGCGAAATTTAGATGAAAATGGTATCATTCGTCGGGGTGCTGAAGTAAAAGAAGGTGATATTCTAATAGGTAAAATTACACCAAAAGGAGAAACGGATCCTACTCCCGAGGAGAAACTGTTACGGGCCATTTTTGGAGATAAAGCGGGTGATGTGAAAGATGCATCGCTTAAAGCACCACCTTCACTGAATGGGGTAGTAATTGAGACTAAATTATTCTCTCGGCCGAAGAAAGATAAAAATTTGCGGGCGAAGTCTAAGAAAGAAGTGGAAGACTTAAAATCCCATTATAACAGTGAACTAAAAGCTGTTAAAAACATAATGGTGGATAAGTTAACCCAATTGCTTGACGGACAATTAACCAACGGTATTAAACATAAATTCGGAGATGAAATCATGTCGAAAGGCGTGAAATTCTCCCGGAAAAATATAGCCGAAAACTTATTTCCGGATAAAAACCCTTATAAGGATGAAAGCAACTATGCTGTTCCGGAAGAAGTTAACTTGTTTAAAGATTTAATTCTGGAAAACTGGACCGCTGATGATCGAATCAACAATATGGTTATTGAGCTAGTTAAAAATTATAACAAGCGCCGTAACAATATTTCAGCTCGATTCAAACGGGAACGCTTTACCTTAGAAGTGGGAGATGAATTACCTGCCGGTATTGTGCAATTAGCGAAAGTTTATATTGCCAAGAAGCGGAAGCTCAAAGTAGGTGATAAAATGGCTGGACGTCACGGTAATAAAGGGGTAGTAGCACGTATCGTTCGGGAAGAAGATATGCCATTCCTGGAAGATGGCACACCAATGGATATCGTTTTAAATCCATTAGGGGTACCTTCGCGGATGAACATTGGTCAGATTTACGAAACAGTATTGGGATGGGCTGGTTTAAAGCTAGGTAAAAAATACGCTACTCCTATATTCGACGGTGCTTCCGAAGAACAAGTATCTGCAGAGTTAGCCGAAGCAGGAGTGCCTCGTTATGGCCGTACATATCTATATGATGGTTTAACAGGTGATAAATTCGACCAACCGGTAACAGTTGGAGTGATTTACATGCTTAAACTAGGCCACTTGGTAGATGATAAGATGCACGCCCGTTCTATTGGACCATATTCATTAATTACGCAGCAGCCATTAGGTGGTAAAGCCCAGTTTGGTGGTCAGCGTTTCGGAGAGATGGAAGTGTGGGCATTGGAAGCATTTGGTGCTTCGCATGTACTGCAGGAAATCTTAACCGTAAAATCAGATGATGTGATTGGTAGAGCGAAAGCGTACGAGGCCATTGTAAAAGGAGACGTGTTGCCAAAACCGAATATTCCGGAATCATTTAATGTATTGATCCACGAATTAAGAGGTTTGGCGCTCGAAATCACATTAGATTAA
- the secE gene encoding preprotein translocase subunit SecE produces MEKVRKYIHDTIEEMRHRVSWPKYTELQNSSVLVLIGSVVFAIVVGLMDFLYDSTLSWFYNQF; encoded by the coding sequence ATGGAAAAAGTAAGAAAATATATCCATGATACAATTGAGGAAATGAGGCATCGTGTTTCATGGCCTAAGTATACCGAACTGCAGAATAGTTCGGTATTAGTATTAATAGGTTCAGTTGTATTTGCGATTGTTGTTGGCTTGATGGACTTTTTGTACGATTCAACATTGTCTTGGTTCTACAACCAGTTTTAA
- the nusG gene encoding transcription termination/antitermination protein NusG → MADLKWYVVRAVSGQEKKAKSYLETEISRQDLTEYVPQVLIPAEKVYEMRNGKKRVRERNFFPGYILIHADLSHGEAEHIIISTPGVIGFLGSNEGSAMKKPVPLRLSEVNRILGKVDETDETEETLESPFIVGETVKVMDGPFNGFSGTVEEVFEERKKLNVMVKIFGRNTPVELNYMQVEKES, encoded by the coding sequence ATGGCAGATTTAAAATGGTATGTAGTACGTGCAGTTAGTGGTCAGGAAAAGAAAGCTAAATCTTATCTTGAAACAGAAATATCCAGACAGGATCTTACGGAATACGTGCCACAAGTTCTGATTCCGGCAGAAAAAGTTTACGAAATGCGGAATGGTAAGAAGCGGGTACGAGAGCGTAACTTTTTCCCAGGCTACATTCTTATACATGCCGATTTATCTCACGGTGAAGCCGAGCATATTATTATCAGTACTCCGGGCGTTATTGGTTTCTTAGGTTCAAATGAAGGTTCGGCAATGAAAAAACCCGTTCCGCTACGTTTGTCAGAAGTAAACCGTATTCTGGGGAAAGTAGATGAAACCGATGAAACAGAAGAAACTTTAGAATCTCCGTTTATTGTTGGAGAAACTGTGAAAGTGATGGATGGACCATTTAATGGTTTTTCCGGCACTGTTGAAGAGGTATTTGAAGAAAGAAAGAAACTTAACGTGATGGTGAAAATTTTTGGAAGAAACACACCCGTTGAGTTGAACTACATGCAAGTAGAAAAAGAATCTTAA